The proteins below are encoded in one region of Apium graveolens cultivar Ventura chromosome 4, ASM990537v1, whole genome shotgun sequence:
- the LOC141718839 gene encoding uncharacterized protein LOC141718839, with amino-acid sequence MDKSWIKADKDSLQYEIGIENFLIFAEENAKNPKKISCPCARCVNFKKFTIKIIRGHLYESGVASSTKSSVGSTCPAKKPTPSLETYNVCQATYNDDEDWDNESDDFKRYVADVEQPLFEGSECTKLESVLKLHNWKARFGVSDKAFTDLLESVGSFLPKEHVLPGSMYEAKKTLTDLGLEYVKIHAFLNDCVLYMGPAAESLFECTKCHLSRWKIGKDGKVRVNVPAKVMWYFSIIPRFKRLFKSAATAKLMSWHAENRSKDGKMRHPSDYPAWRNVDGRWPEFRSKARNIRLGLAADGINPHNNGLNNRYSCWPVMLVMYNLPPWLCMKRKFMMLSILISGPYDNIDIYLQRMIDDLKKLWEEEEPNVYDAYSKSVFTLKAVLMWTVNDYPRYENLSGCINKGYKACPFWEGGKAKKVDYAWKKISIFFKLEYWKFHHVRHCLDVMHIEKNVCDNIIGTLLNMKYKTKDSVASRLDMIDMGVRTDLAPELGEKRTYLPPFPFTLSKKEKKLC; translated from the exons ATGGACAAGTCTTGGATAAAAGCCGATAAGGATTCTTTGCAATATGAGATTGGTATCGAAAATTTCTTGATATTTGCTgaggaaaatgctaaaaacccaaaaaaaataTCGTGCCCTTGTGCACGCTGCGTTAACTTTAAAAAATTTACTATCAAGATAATCAGGGGTCATCTTTATGAATCTG GGGTTGCTAGTAGTACTAAGTCATCAGTTGGTAGTACTTGTCCTGCTAAAAAGCCCACACCCTCTTTAGAAACATATAATGTATGTCAAGCAACATATAATGATGATGAAGATTGGGATAATGAATCTGATGACTTTAAGAGGTATGTTGCTGATGTGGAACAACCTCTTTTTGAGGGAAGCGAGTGCACTAAACTAGAGTCAGTCCTCAAATTACATAATTGGAAGGCTAGGTTTGGAGTTAGTGATAAAGCCTTTACCGATCTTCTTGAATCCGTTGGCTCTTTTCTTCCTAAAGAGCATGTGCTTCCGGGTAGTATGTATGAAGCTAAGAAAACCTTAACTGATTTAGGACTTGAGTATGTCAAAATCCACGCTTTTCTAAATGACTGCGTGTTATACATGGGACCAGCTGCCGAGTCTTTATTTGAGTGTACCAAATGCCATCTTTCTCGCTGGAAAATTGGGAAAGATGGTAAAGTTAGGGTTAATGTTCCAGCCAAAGTGATGTGGTATTTTTCGATAATCCCTAGATTTAAACGACTGTTTAAATCTGCTGCTACTGCTAAATTAATGAGTTGGCATGCGGAGAATCGATCTAAAGATGGAAAAATGCGTCATCCATCTGATTATCCTGCTTGGAGAAATGTAGATGGTAGGTGGCCCGAGTTCCGTAGCAAGGCTAGAAATATACGCTTAGGATTAGCGGCCGATGGTATAAATCCACACAACAATGGATTAAACAATCGATATAGCTGTTGGCCGGTCATGTTAGTAATGtataatcttcctccatggttatgcatgaagaggaagtttatgatgttatCGATATTGATTTCTGGCCCGTATGATAACATTGACATATATCTACAACGAATGATCGatgatttaaaaaaattgtggGAGGAAGAGGAACCGAATGTGTATGATGCATATAGCAAATCTGTCTTCACTTTAAAGGCAGTTCTGATGTGGACAGTAAACGACTACCCGAGATACGAAAATCTGTCAGGCTGCATAAATAAGGGATATAAGGCTTGTCCA TTTTGGGAAGGGGGGAAGGCAAAAAAGGTAGATTATGCATGGAAAAAGATATCAATTTTCTTTAAATTGGAATATTGGAAATTTCACCACGTGCGTCATTGTTTAGATGTGATGCACATCGAGAAGAATGTGTGCGATAATATAATTGGGACACTACTTAATATGAAATACAAGACTAAGGACAGTGTTGCCTCTCGTCTTGATATGATTGATATGGGTGTAAGGACTGATTTAGCTCCAGAATTAGGTGAAAAGAGGACATACTTACCTCCTTTCCCTTTTACTTTGtctaaaaaagaaaaaaaactatGTTGA